A window from Sphingobacterium hotanense encodes these proteins:
- the rsmG gene encoding 16S rRNA (guanine(527)-N(7))-methyltransferase RsmG, with the protein MNPTVDIIYQHFPNLTETQKEQFAKLAEVYPFWNDQINVVSRKDIESLYLKHVLHSLGIAKFVTEFTPGTRILDVGTGGGFPGIPLAIMFPQVQFHLVDSIGKKIKVVRGVAEAIGLTNVEADHMRAEQIDYKYDFVVSRAVTRLAEFIPWIRNKFEKQDKNGIPNGILYLKGGDLKEEIKEARVKAELHPLSTYFKDEFFDTKYVVYVPM; encoded by the coding sequence GTGAATCCAACAGTCGACATAATCTATCAGCATTTTCCAAACCTTACTGAAACTCAAAAAGAGCAATTCGCTAAGCTCGCGGAAGTATACCCATTCTGGAATGATCAAATCAATGTTGTTTCCAGAAAAGATATTGAAAGCTTATATCTAAAGCATGTACTGCATTCACTAGGTATAGCCAAGTTTGTCACTGAATTTACCCCTGGAACGCGCATTCTAGATGTGGGTACAGGCGGAGGCTTCCCAGGGATTCCTTTAGCTATCATGTTTCCGCAGGTGCAGTTTCACTTAGTCGATTCGATAGGTAAGAAAATAAAGGTTGTACGTGGCGTGGCTGAAGCTATCGGGTTAACCAATGTGGAAGCTGACCATATGCGTGCTGAACAAATCGATTATAAATATGATTTCGTGGTTTCCAGAGCAGTTACAAGACTTGCTGAGTTTATACCTTGGATCAGAAATAAATTCGAAAAACAGGATAAGAATGGTATTCCGAACGGAATATTATATCTAAAAGGTGGAGACTTGAAAGAAGAGATCAAAGAAGCCAGAGTAAAGGCAGAATTACACCCACTATCTACATATTTTAAAGACGAGTTCTTTGATACAAAGTATGTAGTCTATGTTCCAATGTAA
- the dprA gene encoding DNA-processing protein DprA, with translation MSAIEKIALTKIKGIGPKYSRLLLAYFGNVADLFASSTQELKSIPGLSTSVIQQIQTKACFQEAEEELHHIEKHGIDLLWLEDKAYPQRLRHGDDAPLVLYSYGNADYNKQKVISIVGTRNATHYGKRIIDELLEGIKDLDVLVVSGLAMGVDVMAHMGSVQRNISNIAVLGHGLSRIYPAHHRDVSREIINNGALLTEFTFNTIPDKNNFPMRNRIIAGMADVTVVVEAGEKGGALITAGLANDYNRDVCAYPGAVDQLYSAGCNQLIKNNQAHLIRNSLDLLDLMQWHDIDEGKKEKGIQLSLMPDLSDDQRIVHEFLRESDEASVDEIAFHSDWPQSKLAIVLLEMEMAGHIVALPGKVYKNN, from the coding sequence ATGAGTGCAATAGAAAAGATTGCTTTGACTAAAATAAAGGGCATTGGCCCTAAATATAGCCGACTGTTGTTGGCTTATTTCGGCAATGTAGCAGACCTTTTCGCAAGCTCAACCCAAGAACTTAAATCTATTCCCGGACTTAGTACTTCTGTAATTCAACAAATCCAGACCAAGGCATGTTTTCAAGAGGCCGAGGAAGAACTTCATCATATTGAAAAACACGGCATTGATTTACTTTGGTTAGAAGACAAAGCCTATCCGCAACGCTTAAGGCATGGTGATGATGCCCCGCTTGTACTCTACAGCTATGGAAATGCAGATTACAACAAACAAAAGGTAATCAGCATCGTCGGAACCAGAAATGCCACACATTATGGAAAGCGCATCATAGACGAACTATTGGAAGGTATTAAAGACCTCGATGTTCTGGTCGTAAGCGGACTAGCGATGGGGGTTGATGTCATGGCCCATATGGGCAGTGTACAACGCAATATTAGCAATATAGCGGTACTTGGACATGGCTTGAGTCGAATCTACCCGGCACATCACCGCGATGTTTCCCGTGAAATCATCAATAACGGCGCCTTACTAACCGAATTCACCTTCAATACCATTCCCGACAAGAATAACTTCCCCATGCGCAATCGCATTATTGCAGGCATGGCCGATGTGACGGTCGTGGTGGAAGCAGGAGAAAAAGGCGGAGCCCTGATTACTGCAGGCTTGGCAAACGACTATAATCGTGATGTCTGTGCTTATCCGGGAGCCGTCGATCAACTGTATTCCGCCGGATGCAACCAGCTCATCAAAAATAACCAGGCACACCTTATACGAAATAGTCTCGACCTGCTCGATTTAATGCAATGGCATGATATCGACGAGGGCAAGAAGGAAAAAGGCATACAGCTTTCTTTAATGCCCGACCTCTCCGACGACCAACGAATCGTCCATGAGTTTCTCCGCGAGAGCGATGAAGCAAGTGTCGATGAGATTGCCTTCCACAGCGATTGGCCGCAAAGCAAACTCGCAATCGTGCTACTCGAAATGGAAATGGCCGGACACATCGTCGCTCTCCCCGGAAAAGTCTACAAAAACAACTAA
- a CDS encoding DMT family transporter, whose translation MSKLATNRNILILHFTVLIWGFTGVLGELISVSAMHLVWYRVLIAAISLWVYFLIAKKPILVSKSQLIQYLAVGMLVGLHWVLFFHAIKISTVSVTLVTLSSVTLFTAILEPIINRKKISIADILIGLVIIFGIYLIFKFEFQYFWGIVYGLSCAFCASIFSIFNARMVKKGSPTSITFYEMIGAWIGVSIIMLISGQFDEQMILSQSDLMYLLVLGVGCTAIAYVLGVAVMRELSAFTVALTTNMEPVYGIILALLIFGQKEAMSTGFYFGAIIVLVAVFIYPYLKTKLKF comes from the coding sequence ATGTCAAAATTGGCAACCAATCGCAATATCCTGATATTGCATTTCACTGTGTTGATTTGGGGATTCACTGGTGTACTAGGTGAATTGATTTCTGTATCCGCGATGCACCTCGTTTGGTACAGGGTACTCATTGCTGCCATCTCCCTATGGGTTTACTTTTTGATTGCGAAGAAGCCTATTCTAGTCTCTAAATCACAATTGATTCAATACCTAGCCGTAGGCATGCTAGTTGGGCTGCATTGGGTGCTGTTCTTTCATGCGATAAAGATCTCGACAGTATCCGTGACACTGGTCACCTTGTCGTCCGTTACGCTCTTTACAGCAATTCTCGAACCTATCATTAATCGGAAGAAGATATCGATTGCCGATATACTCATCGGGCTGGTTATTATTTTCGGAATCTATCTCATCTTTAAATTTGAATTCCAATACTTTTGGGGGATAGTCTATGGGCTATCTTGTGCCTTTTGCGCAAGTATTTTCTCCATCTTCAATGCGCGTATGGTAAAAAAGGGGAGTCCTACGTCCATTACTTTTTATGAAATGATTGGTGCATGGATCGGGGTTTCTATAATCATGCTTATATCGGGACAGTTTGACGAGCAGATGATCTTAAGCCAATCAGATTTAATGTATCTATTAGTCCTTGGTGTTGGATGTACCGCAATAGCCTATGTTCTTGGAGTTGCAGTGATGAGGGAGCTATCCGCCTTCACAGTAGCACTAACCACCAATATGGAACCTGTTTATGGGATTATTCTCGCTTTACTGATCTTTGGACAAAAAGAAGCGATGAGTACAGGGTTTTACTTCGGGGCAATTATTGTTCTTGTAGCGGTGTTTATTTATCCTTATCTTAAAACAAAGTTAAAGTTCTAA
- the der gene encoding ribosome biogenesis GTPase Der, with protein MANIVAIVGRPNVGKSTLYNRLTESRKAIVDDFSGVTRDRHYGQAEWIGKKFTVIDTGGFVHGSDDVFEAAIREQVHIAIEEASVILFVVDVTTGVTDLDDEIADILRRSKKPVYIVANKVDSAKQANDSAEFYSFGLGEPYDISSMTGSGTGELLDEVVSHFELEDEEESTLPKFTIVGRPNVGKSSLTNALLGKERNIVTPIAGTTRDAIRIHYNQFGHEFLLVDTAGLRRKSKVNENIEFYSVMRTIKALEDSDVVILMIDAKDGIEAQDINIFHLAEKNKKGIVILVNKWDTIEKDHKTAKQFEDTIRKKIAPFSDVPILFTSVTEKQRIFKTVETAMEVYNNKTKKIPTSKLNDVMLDIIENFPPPSTKGKYIKIKYVTQLPGRSPMFAFFCNLPQYIKDPYKRFVENKLRENFDFSGVPIQIFFRQK; from the coding sequence ATGGCAAATATCGTAGCAATTGTTGGAAGACCGAATGTTGGTAAATCTACCTTATACAATCGATTAACAGAAAGTCGTAAGGCTATCGTGGATGACTTCAGTGGAGTAACCCGCGATCGTCATTATGGACAAGCCGAGTGGATCGGCAAGAAATTTACAGTAATAGATACTGGTGGTTTTGTACATGGTTCAGACGACGTATTCGAAGCGGCAATTCGTGAGCAGGTTCATATCGCTATCGAAGAAGCTTCTGTCATCTTGTTTGTCGTTGATGTAACAACAGGTGTAACAGACTTAGATGATGAGATTGCCGATATCCTACGCCGTAGTAAAAAGCCGGTATACATTGTCGCTAACAAAGTAGACAGTGCGAAGCAGGCGAATGACTCGGCAGAGTTCTATTCGTTCGGACTTGGCGAACCTTATGATATCTCATCAATGACCGGATCCGGAACGGGTGAGTTATTAGACGAGGTGGTTAGCCATTTCGAATTGGAAGACGAAGAAGAATCCACGCTACCTAAGTTTACAATCGTTGGTCGTCCAAACGTGGGAAAATCCTCGCTAACAAATGCGCTATTAGGTAAGGAGCGTAACATCGTTACGCCAATCGCTGGTACTACACGTGATGCCATCCGCATCCATTACAATCAGTTCGGACATGAATTCTTGTTAGTGGATACTGCAGGTCTTCGCCGTAAGTCGAAGGTGAATGAGAACATCGAGTTCTACTCCGTAATGCGTACAATCAAGGCCTTAGAGGATTCTGATGTTGTTATCTTGATGATTGATGCCAAGGACGGTATTGAAGCACAAGATATCAATATCTTTCACCTGGCAGAGAAAAACAAAAAAGGTATTGTGATTCTTGTTAACAAATGGGATACCATTGAGAAAGATCATAAAACAGCGAAGCAATTCGAAGACACCATCCGTAAGAAGATTGCTCCATTCTCCGACGTCCCTATCTTATTTACTTCCGTAACAGAGAAGCAACGTATCTTCAAGACTGTTGAAACGGCGATGGAAGTGTATAATAATAAGACGAAAAAAATCCCTACGTCGAAACTAAACGACGTGATGTTGGATATCATTGAAAACTTTCCTCCACCATCCACAAAAGGGAAATATATTAAGATTAAGTATGTAACACAGTTGCCAGGCAGATCTCCAATGTTTGCTTTCTTCTGTAATCTTCCTCAGTATATCAAAGATCCATATAAGCGTTTCGTTGAAAACAAACTGCGCGAGAACTTTGATTTCTCAGGAGTTCCTATTCAAATATTCTTTAGACAAAAATAA
- the accD gene encoding acetyl-CoA carboxylase, carboxyltransferase subunit beta has product MSWFKRNKAGIHTATENKKEAPDGMWNKCPNCKKPLLNVEQVENKFVCHYCDYHIRIGSTAYFSILFDNNEYTELFPNLKAGDPLNFVDSKPYKDRLVESQAKTGLNDALRSAVGKLDGQEIVVACMDFSFIGGSMGSVVGEKIARSIDYCIEHKLPFMLISKSGGARMMEAAFSLMQMAKTSAKLALLAQAKLPYICLLTDPTTGGVTASYAMLGDINIAEPGALIGFAGPRVIKETIKKDLPKGFQTSEFVLEHGFLDFIVDRRQLKEKVSTFLKLVK; this is encoded by the coding sequence ATGAGTTGGTTTAAACGAAACAAAGCAGGAATTCATACTGCTACAGAAAACAAAAAAGAGGCTCCTGATGGCATGTGGAACAAATGTCCCAATTGCAAAAAGCCCCTTTTAAACGTTGAGCAGGTAGAAAACAAGTTTGTCTGCCATTACTGCGATTACCATATCCGTATAGGTTCTACCGCCTATTTCTCTATATTATTTGACAACAACGAGTACACAGAGCTTTTCCCTAATCTTAAAGCTGGTGACCCTTTAAACTTCGTCGATTCAAAACCTTACAAAGACCGTCTTGTTGAAAGCCAAGCGAAAACAGGACTTAACGACGCTTTGCGCTCTGCTGTAGGTAAATTAGACGGACAAGAGATTGTTGTTGCTTGTATGGACTTCTCCTTCATCGGGGGGTCTATGGGATCTGTAGTAGGTGAGAAAATAGCACGTTCTATTGATTATTGTATCGAGCATAAATTACCGTTTATGTTGATTTCGAAATCAGGTGGCGCACGTATGATGGAAGCCGCATTCTCATTGATGCAAATGGCGAAAACATCAGCAAAACTAGCTTTATTAGCGCAGGCTAAACTTCCTTACATCTGTTTATTAACAGACCCAACAACAGGAGGTGTAACCGCATCATACGCCATGTTAGGTGATATCAATATCGCAGAACCTGGCGCATTAATCGGTTTCGCAGGACCACGCGTCATCAAAGAAACCATCAAAAAAGATCTTCCAAAAGGATTCCAAACTTCAGAGTTCGTATTAGAGCACGGATTCTTAGACTTTATTGTTGACAGAAGACAATTGAAAGAAAAAGTATCTACCTTCTTGAAGCTAGTCAAATAA
- the tgt gene encoding tRNA guanosine(34) transglycosylase Tgt encodes MKFTLQAQDKLSRARAGEIETAHGTIKTPIFMPVGTAGTVKAVHQHELVNDIQAQIILGNTYHLYLRPGLDVLNKAGGLHKFINWDRPILTDSGGYQVYSLTEVRKIREEGVTFRSHIDGSKHLFTPENVMDTQRVIGADIIMAFDECTPYPCDYRYARRSLDMTHRWLKRCCDRFDSTEPLYGYDQTLFPIVQGSVYKDLREKSAETIASFNREGNAIGGLSVGEPAEEMYAMTEVVTNILPKEKPRYLMGVGTPVNILENIALGIDMFDCVMPTRNARNGMLFTQNGIINIKNEKWKDDFSPIEAESDLLVDQIHTKAYLRHLIRSQEILGAQIASLHNLHFYLWLVDQAREKIIDGTFYDWKNKMVKILGQRL; translated from the coding sequence ATGAAATTTACGCTTCAAGCACAAGATAAACTCTCGAGAGCCAGGGCAGGAGAGATCGAGACCGCCCATGGAACAATAAAAACACCGATTTTCATGCCAGTTGGTACAGCTGGAACCGTCAAAGCCGTGCATCAGCATGAGCTCGTAAATGATATTCAAGCGCAGATTATCTTGGGGAATACTTACCATTTGTATTTACGCCCGGGATTAGATGTGTTGAATAAGGCAGGAGGTTTACATAAGTTCATTAACTGGGACAGACCAATTCTAACAGATTCTGGTGGCTATCAAGTTTACTCATTAACTGAAGTTCGTAAAATTCGCGAGGAGGGTGTTACTTTCCGATCGCACATCGACGGCTCAAAACATTTATTCACTCCGGAGAATGTGATGGATACTCAGCGCGTAATTGGAGCTGATATCATCATGGCTTTTGATGAATGTACGCCTTATCCATGCGACTATCGCTATGCTCGTCGTTCGCTAGATATGACGCATCGCTGGTTGAAACGTTGTTGCGATCGCTTTGATTCAACGGAACCATTGTATGGTTATGATCAGACGCTTTTCCCAATTGTTCAAGGGTCGGTATATAAAGATCTTCGTGAGAAGTCTGCAGAAACCATTGCTTCTTTCAATAGAGAAGGAAATGCAATCGGCGGACTTTCGGTAGGTGAGCCTGCAGAAGAAATGTATGCCATGACTGAAGTCGTAACGAATATCCTACCTAAAGAAAAACCACGATATTTAATGGGCGTCGGAACTCCTGTGAATATCCTGGAGAATATTGCGTTGGGTATTGACATGTTCGACTGCGTTATGCCGACTAGAAATGCCCGTAATGGTATGTTATTTACACAGAACGGTATCATCAATATCAAAAACGAGAAGTGGAAAGACGATTTTAGTCCGATTGAAGCAGAAAGTGATTTATTAGTCGATCAGATTCATACCAAAGCATACCTTCGCCATTTAATCCGTTCTCAAGAAATCTTAGGAGCGCAGATTGCTTCGCTTCATAACTTGCATTTCTACCTATGGTTAGTAGATCAAGCGCGTGAGAAAATCATCGATGGCACGTTCTATGATTGGAAAAATAAAATGGTTAAAATCTTAGGCCAACGCTTGTAA
- a CDS encoding DUF6814 family protein, with protein MEALKKLLGIVWIVLAILTAYFCIAKFGIPKIVSGHQEDVVFGIIILFILTPIISCGLGIFGYYALKGEYHNDKM; from the coding sequence ATGGAAGCACTAAAAAAACTATTAGGAATCGTTTGGATCGTCCTTGCAATTCTAACCGCATATTTCTGTATCGCCAAATTTGGTATCCCTAAAATTGTATCCGGACATCAAGAAGATGTTGTTTTCGGCATTATTATTCTGTTTATCCTGACACCGATTATATCCTGTGGCTTGGGAATATTTGGATATTATGCCCTCAAAGGCGAGTATCATAACGATAAAATGTAA
- a CDS encoding LptF/LptG family permease yields MNIIDRYIIKKYLSTFAFTVAIFCVVIVIFDVSEKIDDFNKYKAPMSRVFLEYYALGSLPFFINMLTPLFNFIAVIFFTSKMADQTEIVPILSGGMSFNRMLRPYMFCAGIIFALTLVSNIYIIPFTNTIKVNFENVYVKPDKVSTSSTSTHMQIDSNTYVYMGSFDTQGKVGYNFSLERFDGDKMVEKLMADRISWDSVANKWSVHAYTNRVIDGFKETMESGEKRDTTLDMRPQDFEVYENIFTTMNQLDLEERIAKEEIRGTGMMNDLLLEKYKRLINPFSAFILTLIGVSLSSKKVRGGIGLSLGLGIGLSCIYIVLERFSSMFSLKGGLDPLISVLIPNVIFLLLSFYLLKKAPK; encoded by the coding sequence ATGAACATCATCGATCGTTATATCATAAAGAAATATCTGTCAACATTTGCGTTTACAGTAGCCATCTTTTGTGTGGTTATTGTGATCTTCGATGTTTCAGAGAAGATTGATGATTTCAACAAGTATAAGGCCCCTATGTCGCGCGTATTTCTTGAATACTACGCACTCGGCAGCTTGCCTTTCTTTATCAATATGCTGACGCCGCTGTTCAATTTCATTGCCGTAATCTTCTTTACATCGAAGATGGCGGATCAAACAGAGATTGTTCCAATCCTAAGTGGTGGCATGAGCTTTAACCGCATGCTTCGTCCGTACATGTTTTGCGCGGGGATAATCTTTGCGCTGACATTAGTCTCCAATATCTACATTATTCCATTTACCAACACGATCAAAGTAAATTTTGAGAATGTCTATGTCAAGCCTGATAAGGTCAGCACCTCGTCTACCTCGACCCACATGCAAATCGATTCAAATACCTACGTTTATATGGGTTCTTTTGATACGCAGGGTAAGGTGGGCTATAACTTCTCGCTCGAACGATTCGATGGTGATAAAATGGTTGAGAAACTGATGGCTGATCGGATATCTTGGGATTCTGTTGCTAACAAATGGAGCGTTCATGCCTATACCAATCGTGTGATTGATGGCTTTAAGGAAACGATGGAGTCCGGAGAGAAAAGAGATACCACATTAGACATGCGACCTCAGGATTTCGAAGTGTATGAAAATATCTTCACAACGATGAATCAACTCGACTTGGAGGAGCGTATCGCCAAAGAAGAGATTCGAGGTACTGGAATGATGAACGACCTCTTGTTGGAGAAATATAAGCGACTTATCAACCCTTTTTCAGCGTTTATTCTTACACTTATCGGTGTTTCCCTTTCTTCAAAAAAGGTGAGAGGTGGTATTGGACTAAGCTTAGGACTTGGTATTGGATTAAGCTGTATCTATATCGTTCTAGAGCGTTTCTCCAGTATGTTCTCCTTGAAGGGGGGGCTAGATCCACTAATTTCCGTATTAATACCAAACGTTATTTTCTTATTATTGAGCTTTTATCTACTGAAAAAAGCCCCTAAATAG
- a CDS encoding MFS transporter produces MQEQVSKKGIWKVIGASSLGTLIEWYDFFIFGSLSIVISTKFFPSDNPTAAFLSTLATFAAGFVVRPFGALFFGRLGDMIGRKYTFMVTLVLMGGATFLIGCIPSYDSIGYFAPAIVLVLRLLQGLALGGEYGGAATYVAEHAPKGERGYWTSWIQTTATFGLFISLVVILVTRAFLSEEQFDTWGWRVPFLLSILMVYVSYLIRKNMDESPEFQKAKSEGKTSKNPLQESFGNKYNLKFVLLALFGAAMGQGVVWYTGQFYSMSYMKTVMNLDSDQADMILGIALLFATPFFVVFGKLSDRVGRKWVMLTGMLLAVLTYRPIYEAMYQVTNLQNKTELAAPTKSEPVEVPTEGGYDKTTTSVTTYSDGTVLKSTEIAHFFEDGVERKNSEGVNTVVKNTVHIEGANYFYLIFLIFIQVIYITLVYGPIAAFLVEIFPVKIRYTSMSLPYHIGNGIFGGLLPAVSTYLASNAKLSNNPTFYLEGLWYPIIISAVCFIIGALYINKNMVAKDLD; encoded by the coding sequence ATGCAAGAACAAGTAAGTAAGAAAGGAATCTGGAAAGTCATCGGCGCCTCCTCCTTAGGAACACTCATCGAGTGGTATGACTTTTTCATTTTCGGAAGTTTATCCATCGTCATCTCGACGAAGTTTTTCCCATCAGACAACCCCACAGCAGCGTTCTTATCCACGCTCGCTACCTTTGCCGCCGGATTCGTCGTGCGACCATTTGGCGCACTATTCTTTGGTAGGCTGGGCGATATGATCGGACGTAAATATACCTTTATGGTTACTTTGGTGTTGATGGGTGGTGCCACCTTCCTCATCGGATGTATCCCCAGCTACGATAGCATAGGCTACTTTGCACCCGCCATTGTACTCGTTCTGAGACTATTACAAGGGTTAGCACTAGGCGGAGAGTACGGGGGGGCAGCAACCTATGTTGCAGAGCATGCTCCTAAAGGCGAAAGAGGTTATTGGACCTCATGGATACAAACAACCGCTACCTTCGGGCTCTTTATATCCCTCGTCGTAATCCTAGTTACTCGCGCATTCCTTAGTGAGGAGCAGTTTGACACCTGGGGATGGCGTGTTCCATTTTTACTATCCATCTTGATGGTTTATGTGTCTTACCTGATCCGGAAAAACATGGATGAATCTCCCGAATTCCAAAAAGCGAAATCAGAAGGTAAAACATCCAAAAACCCGCTTCAAGAAAGCTTTGGTAACAAATACAACCTTAAATTCGTATTACTCGCTCTATTTGGTGCAGCGATGGGCCAAGGTGTCGTATGGTACACCGGCCAATTCTACTCCATGAGCTATATGAAGACAGTCATGAACTTGGATTCTGACCAAGCAGATATGATACTGGGCATTGCGCTTCTGTTTGCTACACCTTTCTTTGTCGTCTTTGGTAAGCTTTCTGACCGTGTAGGTCGAAAATGGGTCATGCTAACAGGAATGTTGCTCGCCGTCTTGACCTATCGTCCTATTTATGAAGCCATGTATCAGGTCACCAATCTGCAAAACAAAACAGAACTTGCCGCACCGACAAAGTCAGAGCCAGTTGAAGTACCGACGGAAGGAGGATACGATAAAACAACAACAAGCGTAACGACCTATAGCGATGGAACCGTATTAAAATCAACCGAAATAGCGCACTTCTTCGAGGATGGCGTGGAGCGCAAAAACAGCGAAGGCGTCAATACGGTTGTTAAAAACACAGTCCACATCGAAGGGGCAAATTATTTCTATCTGATATTCCTGATCTTTATCCAAGTTATCTACATCACTTTGGTGTATGGACCAATTGCCGCCTTTTTGGTGGAAATATTCCCGGTAAAAATCCGCTATACCTCGATGTCCTTGCCATACCATATCGGAAACGGAATATTTGGTGGCCTGTTGCCGGCGGTTTCAACCTACTTAGCGAGCAACGCCAAACTATCAAATAACCCAACGTTCTATTTAGAAGGCTTGTGGTATCCGATCATAATATCGGCAGTCTGCTTTATTATTGGAGCATTGTATATTAACAAAAACATGGTAGCTAAAGATCTTGATTAA
- a CDS encoding glycosyltransferase, translated as MSYFPFGILAILLLFQLYFILFVYSKLARYTVKSYQEQEEYPAVSVIICAHNEQENLKEYLPSILEQDYPDFEVIVVNDCSEDDTKWVLKDLCEQYPQLRVVEIKEHVQLKHSKKFALTIGIKGAKHETLLMCDADCQPNSPNWIKEMAGAFKNKKEVVLGYSPYFKHKGFLNKLIRFETTHTAMSYLSYALKKDAYMGVGRNLAYLKALFFKGKGFNAHMHIKSGDDDLFVNQNATKSNVEIAIHPDAHIYSAPKLTWKSYYKQKARHAGASVLYKGRHKRMLATQLITALLFYIALFVCLAVFPSLWYISLSAYLLRLICQFLVFYPIYKKLAVLDILIWLPILDIYYYFYICFNGLFNRSKQQVSWK; from the coding sequence ATGAGCTACTTTCCTTTCGGAATTTTAGCAATCCTTCTATTATTTCAGTTATACTTCATTCTATTTGTCTACAGCAAATTAGCTCGGTATACTGTAAAATCTTATCAAGAGCAAGAAGAATATCCGGCCGTATCGGTCATCATCTGTGCGCATAATGAGCAAGAGAATCTCAAAGAATATCTACCCAGCATTCTGGAGCAAGATTATCCTGATTTTGAGGTCATCGTAGTGAATGATTGCTCTGAAGATGACACCAAATGGGTATTAAAGGATTTATGTGAACAATATCCGCAATTGCGGGTCGTAGAGATCAAAGAACATGTGCAATTGAAACACAGCAAGAAGTTTGCTCTGACGATAGGAATCAAAGGTGCTAAACATGAAACTTTACTCATGTGTGATGCAGATTGCCAGCCGAACAGTCCCAATTGGATAAAAGAGATGGCAGGGGCCTTCAAGAATAAGAAAGAAGTCGTATTGGGCTATTCACCATACTTTAAACATAAAGGTTTCCTGAATAAACTCATTCGTTTTGAAACCACGCATACAGCAATGAGCTATCTTTCTTATGCCTTGAAAAAGGATGCCTATATGGGCGTAGGAAGGAACTTAGCGTATTTGAAAGCTTTATTTTTCAAAGGCAAGGGCTTCAATGCACATATGCATATCAAGTCTGGCGACGATGATTTGTTTGTCAACCAGAATGCGACGAAATCCAACGTAGAAATTGCCATACACCCGGACGCGCATATTTATTCTGCGCCGAAATTAACATGGAAAAGCTATTACAAGCAGAAAGCTAGACACGCAGGCGCGTCGGTACTTTACAAGGGAAGGCATAAGCGTATGCTGGCGACCCAACTGATTACTGCGCTTTTGTTTTATATTGCTCTATTTGTGTGTCTTGCTGTATTTCCGAGTTTATGGTATATCAGTCTAAGTGCATACCTACTTCGTCTGATCTGCCAGTTCCTCGTATTCTATCCTATCTACAAGAAACTAGCCGTATTAGACATCTTGATATGGCTCCCAATACTTGATATATATTATTATTTTTACATATGTTTCAACGGCCTGTTCAATCGTTCAAAGCAACAGGTAAGTTGGAAATAA